The Nitrosospira lacus genome window below encodes:
- the rpsU gene encoding 30S ribosomal protein S21, producing MTTIKVKENEPFEVAMRRFKRTIEKTGLLTELRAREFYEKPTAERKRKLAAAVKRTYKRLRSQLLPPKLY from the coding sequence ATGACCACTATTAAAGTCAAGGAAAACGAGCCATTTGAAGTCGCCATGCGTCGTTTCAAGCGTACCATAGAAAAAACCGGTCTGCTCACTGAATTACGTGCCAGGGAATTTTACGAAAAGCCCACCGCTGAACGCAAGCGCAAACTGGCCGCCGCGGTTAAGCGTACTTACAAGCGCCTGCGCAGTCAGTTACTCCCACCGAAACTTTATTAG
- the tsaD gene encoding tRNA (adenosine(37)-N6)-threonylcarbamoyltransferase complex transferase subunit TsaD produces the protein MLVLGIETSCDETGIALYHTKRGLLSHALYSQTEMHGEYGGVVPELASRDHIRRVLPLIRQTFAAAGLDLRDLDAIAYTRGPGLAGALLVGASIAAALGFALRIPVLGIHHLEGHLLSPLLSTPAPVFPFVALLVSGGHTQLMEVSGLGQYTLLGETVDDAAGEAFDKTAKLLGLGYPGGPALSKLADEFSSSGQQERFRLPRPMLHSGDLNFSFSGLKTAVLTLINKHEITEKTRGSIALAFQEAVVDVLTEKSLAALAETGLTQLVVAGGVGANRQLRRSLCHNAEKIGATVFFPELEFCTDNGAMIAFAGAMRLQSPGALDRKPDDTFTIKARWDLEIQEMSPGA, from the coding sequence TTGCTCGTACTTGGCATTGAAACATCCTGCGACGAAACCGGCATTGCGCTCTATCACACCAAGCGCGGTCTACTGAGTCACGCGCTTTATTCGCAAACGGAAATGCACGGTGAGTATGGCGGCGTTGTACCGGAACTTGCCTCGCGCGACCATATCCGGCGCGTATTACCGCTCATCAGACAAACCTTTGCGGCGGCCGGTCTCGATCTGCGGGATCTCGATGCAATCGCCTATACCCGTGGGCCGGGACTGGCCGGAGCGCTGCTGGTGGGAGCGAGTATTGCCGCTGCCCTAGGCTTTGCGCTGCGGATCCCGGTGCTGGGCATTCATCACCTTGAGGGACATCTCCTGTCTCCGCTTTTATCCACCCCCGCGCCTGTTTTTCCGTTTGTGGCGCTGCTGGTGTCGGGCGGCCATACCCAATTGATGGAAGTAAGCGGCCTGGGACAATACACGCTACTGGGCGAAACGGTGGATGACGCGGCGGGAGAGGCTTTTGACAAGACCGCTAAACTGCTGGGACTGGGTTATCCCGGCGGACCGGCACTGTCCAAACTCGCCGATGAATTCTCCAGCTCGGGTCAACAGGAGCGCTTCAGACTCCCCCGTCCCATGCTCCACAGCGGCGACCTCAATTTCAGTTTCAGCGGTTTGAAAACCGCCGTGCTGACCCTGATAAACAAGCACGAAATTACTGAGAAGACCAGGGGAAGCATCGCTCTGGCTTTTCAGGAGGCCGTGGTAGATGTACTGACGGAGAAATCATTAGCGGCGCTGGCAGAAACCGGTTTGACTCAATTGGTGGTCGCAGGTGGAGTAGGCGCCAACCGTCAATTGCGCAGAAGTCTTTGCCACAACGCCGAGAAAATAGGCGCCACGGTTTTTTTTCCGGAACTCGAATTTTGCACCGATAACGGTGCCATGATCGCATTCGCGGGGGCAATGCGGTTGCAATCACCAGGTGCCTTGGATCGGAAGCCGGATGACACCTTTACCATAAAGGCGCGGTGGGATCTGGAAATTCAGGAAATGTCACCGGGGGCTTAA
- the plsY gene encoding glycerol-3-phosphate 1-O-acyltransferase PlsY, with amino-acid sequence MMLTVLILLGYLLGSISFGVLASRVFRLPDPRMYGSKNPGATNVLRSGKKAAAVFTLLGDAGKGWVAVVLAQHFIPALDGDDTAIAAVALAVFLGHIFPIFLRFKGGKGVATAVGVLLGLNPWMGLLAIAIWILVAAIWRMSSLAALAAAGLAPIYALFFLGFKASALAVLVMSLVIIWRHKSNIASLLAGKETRIGKRSMP; translated from the coding sequence ATGATGTTGACGGTTCTCATACTGCTGGGTTATTTGCTTGGGTCCATTTCCTTTGGAGTGTTGGCGAGCCGGGTGTTCCGGTTGCCCGACCCCCGCATGTATGGTTCAAAGAATCCCGGAGCAACCAATGTACTGCGCAGCGGAAAGAAAGCAGCTGCGGTATTCACGCTGCTGGGCGATGCCGGTAAAGGCTGGGTAGCGGTGGTTTTGGCGCAGCATTTCATACCTGCCCTGGATGGGGACGATACGGCGATCGCCGCGGTAGCATTGGCGGTATTCCTGGGCCATATATTCCCTATATTTCTACGCTTCAAGGGGGGGAAAGGCGTGGCGACGGCCGTTGGCGTGTTACTGGGACTCAATCCATGGATGGGGTTATTGGCCATTGCCATCTGGATTCTGGTCGCGGCAATCTGGCGCATGTCGTCGCTGGCCGCCTTGGCGGCGGCGGGGCTTGCGCCAATTTATGCGCTATTTTTTCTTGGCTTCAAAGCAAGTGCTCTCGCCGTTCTTGTCATGTCCCTGGTAATCATCTGGCGGCACAAATCGAATATCGCCAGCTTGCTGGCGGGCAAGGAAACACGTATCGGCAAGCGCAGCATGCCTTGA
- the folB gene encoding dihydroneopterin aldolase, translated as MDIIFLQELKVKTLIGIYPWERTIAQTIQLDLEVAMPASKACQTDNFEDALDYAFIVQRINETLSQKHFSLLEALAEHIAQIILKEFKSPWVKVSVAKLSAIRGVKKLGVCIERRLEANSSI; from the coding sequence ATGGACATCATTTTCCTGCAAGAACTCAAGGTCAAAACATTGATTGGCATTTATCCATGGGAACGCACTATCGCGCAGACCATCCAGCTCGATCTGGAAGTTGCGATGCCTGCGAGCAAGGCCTGCCAAACAGACAATTTCGAGGACGCGCTGGATTATGCCTTTATTGTCCAACGCATCAACGAAACCCTGTCACAAAAACATTTCTCTCTTCTGGAAGCGCTGGCTGAGCACATCGCACAAATTATCCTGAAAGAATTTAAATCGCCGTGGGTCAAGGTCAGCGTGGCGAAACTCAGTGCAATACGCGGCGTAAAAAAATTGGGGGTATGCATCGAGCGCCGGCTGGAGGCGAACTCATCTATTTGA
- a CDS encoding CBS domain-containing protein: MPDYHVLPAQRLTGAVRVARPVPPESVTLKSPALDVMTDLRNIHAAVIELHKTMESANAYMIQRGIRSLLVLNQDQILTGLITATDILGEKPLRFIQERSMKHNEILVSDIMTPLDRLEAIPIEEIHHARVGDVIASLLDTGRQHTLVMENDADGKPVVCGIFSLTQIEKQLGTTIPSTEVAKTFTEIETTLMH, translated from the coding sequence ATGCCCGATTATCACGTCCTTCCCGCACAGCGCCTGACGGGCGCCGTACGGGTAGCCCGACCCGTTCCGCCTGAATCCGTAACGCTAAAATCACCTGCTCTTGATGTGATGACCGATCTGAGGAATATTCATGCCGCGGTAATCGAATTGCATAAGACGATGGAATCAGCAAACGCATACATGATACAACGCGGGATACGTTCCCTGCTCGTATTGAATCAGGATCAGATCCTTACTGGCTTGATCACCGCAACCGATATTCTGGGTGAGAAGCCGCTCCGTTTTATTCAGGAGCGGAGCATGAAGCATAATGAGATCCTGGTTTCCGATATCATGACTCCGCTTGATCGGCTGGAAGCTATTCCCATTGAGGAAATTCACCATGCCAGGGTCGGCGATGTTATTGCCAGCCTGCTTGATACCGGCCGGCAACATACCTTGGTAATGGAGAACGATGCGGATGGCAAGCCGGTGGTGTGTGGTATTTTTTCGCTGACACAAATCGAGAAGCAGCTGGGTACTACCATTCCATCCACGGAAGTCGCTAAAACGTTTACAGAAATTGAAACCACGCTAATGCATTGA
- the pyrF gene encoding orotidine-5'-phosphate decarboxylase, with protein sequence MSDPRIIVALDFPDAKQALALTDRLEPGSCRVKVGKELFTAAGPHVVNEIMAKGFEVFLDLKFHDIPSTVSNACKAAAGLGVWMMNIHALGGRRMLSAARQAIPAGTAKLIAVTLLTSMERSDLNEIGLNGDPQEVVQRLALLANDCGLDGVVCSAREAPRLRQIMGKGFCLVTPGIRPVDASMDEQKRVTTPRQAIENGADYLVIGRPITQAADPVSMLKQLNNEIEEGMGFKI encoded by the coding sequence GTGAGCGATCCTCGCATTATCGTTGCGCTGGATTTTCCTGACGCAAAACAGGCGCTAGCCCTTACGGACCGGCTTGAACCGGGATCGTGCAGGGTAAAGGTAGGCAAGGAGCTTTTTACCGCAGCCGGACCCCATGTGGTGAATGAAATAATGGCTAAAGGTTTCGAAGTTTTCCTGGATTTGAAGTTTCACGATATTCCAAGCACTGTGTCCAATGCGTGCAAGGCTGCAGCGGGGCTGGGGGTATGGATGATGAACATCCATGCTCTGGGTGGAAGAAGAATGCTATCTGCCGCCCGGCAGGCAATACCAGCAGGGACGGCCAAACTGATTGCTGTAACTTTGCTCACCAGCATGGAGCGCAGTGATCTGAACGAGATCGGCCTGAATGGAGATCCACAGGAAGTCGTGCAGCGACTGGCACTGCTGGCAAATGACTGCGGACTGGACGGAGTCGTATGCTCTGCCCGGGAAGCGCCGCGGCTCAGGCAAATCATGGGTAAGGGTTTTTGCCTGGTCACACCGGGAATCCGCCCTGTCGATGCTTCCATGGACGAGCAGAAACGGGTAACAACACCGCGTCAGGCAATCGAAAACGGTGCAGATTACCTGGTTATCGGCAGGCCCATCACGCAGGCGGCAGATCCGGTATCAATGTTAAAGCAATTGAACAACGAAATCGAGGAAGGGATGGGGTTCAAAATCTAG
- a CDS encoding LapA family protein codes for MRYLIWFLRVVLFLLLLGFAVRNAETVTLHYYFGYEWQASLVLVILLFFALGVAIGILSCLGKISRQRREIATFRKKYPTVDEHR; via the coding sequence GTGCGTTATCTGATATGGTTCCTGCGCGTCGTTCTGTTTCTATTGCTGCTCGGCTTTGCCGTGAGGAATGCTGAAACGGTAACGCTGCACTATTATTTTGGCTACGAATGGCAGGCCTCGCTTGTGCTGGTGATACTACTATTTTTTGCTCTCGGGGTAGCGATCGGTATTCTGTCCTGCCTGGGTAAAATATCCAGACAAAGACGGGAAATTGCCACATTCAGGAAAAAATATCCCACTGTGGATGAACACAGATAA
- a CDS encoding integration host factor subunit beta produces MTKSELISRLAARYPQLVAKDAELAVKVILDAMAKSLSQGQRIEIRGFGSFDLNYRPPRIGRNPKSGEKVRVPEKYVPHFKAGKEMRERVDHKN; encoded by the coding sequence ATGACAAAGTCTGAATTGATCTCAAGGCTTGCAGCCCGTTATCCGCAGTTAGTGGCGAAGGATGCCGAGCTTGCAGTCAAGGTGATACTTGATGCCATGGCCAAGAGTCTGTCACAGGGGCAGCGTATTGAAATTCGCGGGTTTGGCAGCTTCGATCTGAACTACCGCCCGCCGCGTATCGGGCGCAACCCGAAATCCGGAGAAAAAGTGCGAGTTCCCGAGAAGTATGTTCCTCATTTTAAAGCAGGGAAGGAAATGCGTGAGCGGGTCGATCACAAGAACTAA
- the rpsA gene encoding 30S ribosomal protein S1 produces MTIASSATDSPESFAALFEESLSRQEMRVGEVITAEVVRVDYNIVVVNAGLKSESFIPVEEFKNDKGEIEVKPGDFVSVAIEALEDGYGETRLSRDKAKRLTAWHDLEAAMESGAIVCGLVSGKVKGGLTAMINGIRAFLPGSLVDIRPVKDTTPYENKEMEFKVIKLDRKRNNVVVSRRAVLEESQGADRQSLLANLAEGAVVKGVVKNITDYGAFVDLGGIDGLLHITDLAWRRVKHPSEVINVGDEVTAKVLKFDQEKNRVSLGMKQLSEDPWVGLSRRYPQNTRLFGKVSNLTDYGAFVEIEQGIEGLVHVSEMDWTNKNVYPSKVVQLGDEVEVMILEIDEERRRISLGMKQCKVNPWDDFAMNHQKGDKVRGQIKSITDFGVFIGLQGGIDGLVHLSDLSWSQPGEEAVRNYKKGDEVEAMVLSIDVERERISLGIKQMEGDPFNSFVSVNDKNSIVKGTVKSIDAKGAVIALENDVEGYLRASEVSRDRVEDIRTHLKEGDTVEAMIINVDRKNRGINLSIKAKDMSEESDAMQKVTSDSAANAGTTSLGALLKAKMDVKNTEQ; encoded by the coding sequence ATGACCATCGCTTCCTCCGCTACAGATTCCCCCGAAAGTTTTGCGGCGCTATTTGAAGAAAGTCTTTCCCGCCAGGAGATGCGGGTCGGTGAAGTCATCACCGCCGAAGTCGTCCGGGTGGATTACAACATCGTTGTCGTGAATGCCGGACTTAAATCGGAAAGCTTTATTCCCGTTGAAGAATTCAAGAATGACAAAGGCGAAATAGAAGTCAAGCCGGGTGATTTCGTCAGTGTTGCAATCGAGGCGCTGGAAGACGGATATGGGGAGACCCGCCTGTCGCGCGACAAGGCCAAGCGCCTGACGGCCTGGCATGACCTGGAAGCCGCCATGGAAAGTGGCGCTATTGTATGTGGCCTGGTAAGCGGTAAAGTCAAAGGCGGTCTGACCGCCATGATTAACGGCATCCGCGCCTTCCTGCCGGGATCACTGGTGGATATCCGGCCGGTCAAAGACACCACGCCGTACGAAAACAAGGAGATGGAGTTCAAGGTTATCAAACTTGACCGCAAGCGGAACAACGTGGTGGTATCGCGTCGCGCGGTTCTGGAAGAAAGCCAGGGTGCAGATCGTCAGTCGTTGCTCGCAAATCTGGCGGAAGGTGCTGTGGTCAAGGGCGTTGTGAAGAATATTACTGATTACGGCGCGTTTGTGGACCTGGGCGGTATAGATGGTCTGTTGCACATCACGGATCTTGCCTGGCGGCGGGTGAAGCATCCCTCCGAGGTCATCAATGTTGGCGACGAGGTGACCGCCAAGGTACTCAAATTTGATCAGGAGAAAAACCGCGTTTCGCTGGGTATGAAGCAGTTGAGCGAAGATCCATGGGTAGGACTCTCCCGCCGTTATCCGCAAAATACCCGTCTATTCGGTAAAGTCAGCAATCTCACGGATTATGGCGCATTTGTTGAAATCGAGCAGGGAATTGAAGGGCTGGTGCACGTGTCCGAAATGGATTGGACCAACAAGAATGTGTATCCGTCCAAGGTAGTGCAACTGGGTGACGAAGTCGAAGTGATGATTCTTGAGATTGACGAGGAACGCAGACGGATATCGCTTGGTATGAAGCAATGCAAGGTTAACCCCTGGGATGACTTTGCCATGAATCATCAAAAAGGCGATAAGGTGCGCGGGCAAATCAAATCCATTACCGATTTCGGCGTGTTCATCGGGTTGCAGGGCGGCATAGACGGATTAGTGCATTTATCCGACCTGTCGTGGAGTCAGCCGGGTGAAGAAGCCGTACGTAATTACAAGAAAGGCGATGAAGTTGAGGCGATGGTATTGTCCATTGATGTCGAGCGCGAACGCATTTCACTGGGTATCAAGCAGATGGAAGGTGATCCATTCAACAGCTTTGTCTCGGTGAACGACAAGAACAGCATCGTCAAAGGCACGGTCAAGTCAATTGATGCCAAGGGTGCGGTGATTGCCCTGGAGAATGATGTGGAAGGTTATCTGCGCGCATCGGAAGTATCACGTGACCGGGTTGAAGATATTCGCACGCACCTGAAAGAAGGTGATACGGTCGAGGCGATGATTATTAATGTCGATCGCAAGAACCGGGGTATTAATCTTTCCATCAAAGCCAAGGACATGTCGGAGGAATCCGATGCCATGCAGAAAGTTACGAGTGACAGCGCCGCCAATGCCGGAACCACCAGTCTGGGCGCACTGCTTAAAGCCAAGATGGATGTCAAAAATACTGAACAGTAG
- the cmk gene encoding (d)CMP kinase codes for MNITDIPVIAIDGPSASGKGTVAQRVAEKLGFHYLDSGALYRLVAFSAMRSNIDLAEERALSDIATRLDVVFEDAEIWLGGENVADAIRAEACSNAASRIAAYPRVRVALLERQRAFRQLPGLVADGRDMGSVVFPGAALKIFLTASAETRAQRRYKQLMEKGIDANISTLLQDLRERDARDSGRSVAPLQQGEGTSLLDTTSLDIGQAVDCILRQYAETCAKKRL; via the coding sequence ATGAATATAACGGATATTCCGGTTATCGCGATTGACGGTCCTTCCGCGTCCGGCAAGGGCACGGTTGCGCAACGCGTGGCGGAGAAGCTGGGGTTCCATTACCTTGACAGCGGCGCGCTTTATCGTTTGGTGGCGTTCTCAGCAATGCGATCCAACATCGACCTGGCGGAGGAGCGCGCTCTGAGTGACATTGCCACTCGGCTCGATGTTGTCTTTGAAGATGCGGAAATCTGGCTGGGGGGCGAAAATGTCGCCGACGCTATCCGCGCGGAAGCATGCAGCAACGCGGCGTCCAGGATTGCCGCTTATCCGCGGGTCAGAGTGGCGCTTTTGGAACGGCAGCGCGCATTTCGCCAGCTTCCCGGCCTGGTGGCGGATGGCCGCGACATGGGCTCGGTGGTGTTTCCTGGTGCCGCCCTCAAGATATTTCTTACCGCGAGTGCGGAAACACGCGCGCAGCGGCGGTATAAACAGTTGATGGAAAAAGGGATAGATGCTAATATCTCCACCCTTTTACAGGATCTGAGGGAGCGCGACGCGCGTGACAGTGGTCGAAGCGTGGCGCCCTTGCAGCAGGGTGAGGGTACAAGTTTACTGGATACAACTTCGCTCGATATCGGCCAGGCAGTGGATTGCATACTCAGGCAATACGCTGAGACTTGCGCAAAGAAGCGTCTCTAG
- the aroA gene encoding 3-phosphoshikimate 1-carboxyvinyltransferase, translating to MKFLDLPAIKSVEGVVRLPGSKSISNRILLLAALANGVTHIRNLLVSDDTARMLDALQALGVTIVQINENDCRVQGIGGQSSLHFPVNEADLFLGNAGTVFRPLTAILALAQGRYRLSGASRMHERPIGDLVDALRQVGADITYLGEEGFPPLQIQPARIRVNAITVRGDVSSQFLTGLLMALPLLAPTADETPMITVTGELISRPYIELTIGLMGRFGVHVEHEGWRHFMLPGGQRYRSPGEIFVEGDASSASYFLAAGAVGTGPVRVEGIGHGSLQGDVRFAEALEKMGARITRGNSWIEAAAPEYGSLRAIDLDCNHIPDAAMTLAVVALFARGITTLRNIASWRVKETDRLAAMARELRKFGAAVEEGPDFLRITPPPDGNLAAHAVVDTYDDHRMAMCFSLVSLGVPLRINDPGCVTKTFPDYFEKFATIIRAWHG from the coding sequence GTGAAGTTTCTTGATCTCCCGGCGATTAAGTCCGTTGAAGGTGTAGTACGCCTGCCTGGCTCCAAGAGCATTTCCAACCGTATTCTATTGCTTGCCGCGCTGGCAAACGGTGTTACCCACATACGTAATCTGCTTGTCTCCGACGATACGGCGCGAATGCTGGATGCGCTTCAGGCCCTGGGTGTGACCATCGTTCAGATCAATGAGAATGATTGTCGCGTCCAGGGTATCGGTGGACAATCCTCCTTGCATTTTCCGGTAAATGAAGCGGATCTATTTCTAGGTAATGCAGGCACGGTTTTCCGTCCATTGACCGCCATATTGGCGCTGGCGCAGGGACGCTACCGGTTGTCGGGCGCATCACGCATGCATGAGCGGCCCATCGGAGATCTGGTAGATGCGCTACGTCAGGTGGGCGCGGATATCACTTATCTCGGCGAAGAGGGTTTCCCGCCACTGCAAATCCAGCCTGCCCGCATCCGGGTCAACGCAATAACCGTTAGGGGGGATGTATCCAGTCAGTTCCTCACCGGGTTGCTGATGGCATTGCCTCTTCTGGCGCCGACTGCGGATGAGACACCGATGATAACGGTGACAGGGGAGCTGATCTCGCGGCCTTATATCGAATTGACCATTGGCCTGATGGGCCGTTTCGGCGTGCATGTCGAACATGAGGGATGGCGCCATTTTATGTTGCCCGGAGGACAGCGTTATCGCAGCCCCGGTGAGATATTTGTTGAAGGGGATGCTTCCTCCGCCTCATATTTTCTCGCCGCAGGTGCTGTCGGTACCGGTCCGGTAAGGGTGGAAGGAATAGGGCATGGAAGTCTTCAGGGCGATGTCCGCTTCGCTGAAGCACTGGAAAAAATGGGGGCCCGTATCACGCGGGGAAACAGCTGGATCGAGGCTGCCGCACCGGAATACGGTAGTCTGCGGGCGATTGACCTTGACTGTAATCATATCCCTGATGCCGCCATGACGCTTGCAGTGGTGGCGTTGTTCGCAAGGGGTATCACCACGCTTCGGAATATCGCCAGTTGGCGGGTGAAGGAAACCGACCGTCTTGCGGCAATGGCGCGGGAGTTGCGCAAGTTCGGTGCCGCGGTGGAGGAGGGGCCGGATTTCCTGCGCATCACCCCCCCGCCAGACGGGAATCTTGCTGCGCATGCGGTCGTTGATACGTATGACGATCACCGTATGGCCATGTGCTTCTCTCTGGTGTCATTAGGTGTCCCGCTGCGGATAAACGACCCGGGCTGCGTAACCAAGACGTTTCCCGATTATTTCGAAAAATTTGCGACGATAATCAGAGCCTGGCATGGATAG
- the cysK gene encoding cysteine synthase A: MPHWFKDNSQSIGHTPLIRLNRVTDGAPATVLAKIEGRNPAYSVKCRIGTAMIEDAESRGLLGPGKELVEPTSGNTGIALAFVAAARGLPLTLTMPETMSLERRKLLAAYGAKLILTEGARGMKGAVAKAEDIVASDPGRFVLLQQFNNPANPAIHERTTGPEIWDDTDGAVDIFVSGVGTGGTITGVSRYLKKTRGKAIISVAVEPSASPVLTQQRAGEPLKPGPHKIPGIGAGFIPENVDLSLVDEIEQVSNEEAILYARRLAREEGIISGVSCGAAVAVAARYARYPGNANKTIVVILPDSGERYLSSILFEDVFDMHGLTA, translated from the coding sequence ATGCCACATTGGTTCAAAGATAATTCGCAATCCATCGGACATACGCCATTGATCCGCCTCAACCGCGTCACCGATGGCGCCCCGGCGACGGTGCTGGCCAAGATCGAAGGACGTAATCCTGCTTATTCCGTAAAATGCCGTATTGGAACAGCAATGATCGAGGATGCGGAATCTCGCGGACTACTCGGTCCCGGAAAAGAACTGGTAGAACCCACCAGTGGCAACACCGGTATTGCGCTGGCATTCGTTGCTGCCGCGCGCGGTCTTCCACTGACCTTGACCATGCCCGAAACCATGAGCCTCGAACGGCGCAAACTGCTCGCCGCTTATGGGGCAAAGCTGATTCTGACGGAGGGTGCGCGCGGCATGAAAGGAGCGGTAGCAAAAGCGGAGGATATCGTCGCCTCCGATCCTGGCCGGTTCGTGCTGCTCCAGCAATTTAACAACCCCGCCAATCCGGCCATCCATGAGCGAACCACGGGACCGGAAATCTGGGACGATACCGATGGTGCCGTCGACATTTTTGTTTCCGGTGTAGGCACGGGCGGTACCATAACCGGTGTTTCACGCTATCTGAAAAAGACGAGGGGAAAAGCAATCATTTCAGTAGCGGTTGAACCATCCGCCAGCCCGGTGCTCACCCAGCAACGCGCTGGTGAACCGCTCAAGCCCGGACCGCACAAAATCCCCGGAATTGGAGCGGGCTTTATCCCAGAAAATGTGGATCTCTCGCTGGTGGATGAAATCGAGCAGGTCAGCAACGAGGAGGCCATACTCTACGCGCGCCGCCTTGCACGTGAGGAAGGCATTATTTCCGGGGTTTCGTGCGGTGCCGCTGTAGCGGTTGCGGCACGTTACGCCCGGTATCCGGGAAATGCGAATAAAACAATTGTCGTCATCCTGCCGGATTCCGGCGAACGTTACCTGAGTTCCATTCTCTTCGAAGACGTATTTGACATGCACGGGTTGACGGCATAA
- the epsC gene encoding serine O-acetyltransferase EpsC gives MEHSSLKGAGLEIDTVVAELRTLRLESLENRQRRDRPPELPSRKVLIGIADGLSAALFPHRLGLPELTNQSVDYYVGHMLDVTLRDLLVQVRRELRFASGLDATSNADREQAAAITQAFAKRLPHIRGLLESDIQAAYEGDPAARSIDEILVCYPGFTAITHYRLAHELHSLGAPLIARMISEIAHSATGIEIHPGARIGGFFFIDHGTGVVIGETAIIGEHVRLYQAVTLGAKRFPVDEHGALVKGNIRHPIVENDVVIYAGATILGRITIGRGSTIGGNVWLTRSVPPGSNISQAQIRNEVFDGGAGI, from the coding sequence ATGGAGCACTCATCATTGAAAGGAGCAGGTTTGGAAATCGACACAGTTGTTGCCGAGTTGCGCACCTTGCGTTTGGAATCGCTGGAAAACCGGCAGAGACGGGATAGGCCACCCGAACTTCCCTCGCGCAAGGTACTGATTGGCATTGCGGATGGATTGAGCGCCGCTCTGTTTCCTCACCGCCTGGGTTTACCGGAACTCACCAATCAAAGTGTCGATTATTATGTGGGTCACATGCTGGATGTGACACTCCGGGATTTGCTGGTACAAGTGCGCCGTGAACTGCGCTTTGCATCCGGCCTCGACGCCACGAGCAATGCGGATCGCGAGCAGGCCGCCGCCATTACCCAGGCATTTGCCAAACGGTTGCCGCATATTCGCGGTTTACTGGAGAGCGATATTCAGGCCGCATATGAAGGGGATCCGGCCGCGCGCAGTATCGACGAAATTCTGGTCTGCTATCCTGGGTTTACCGCTATCACGCATTATCGGCTCGCCCATGAATTGCACTCTCTCGGCGCACCATTGATTGCTCGCATGATTTCCGAAATCGCTCATTCCGCCACCGGCATCGAGATTCACCCCGGTGCGCGCATCGGGGGCTTTTTTTTCATTGATCATGGCACCGGCGTCGTCATCGGAGAAACCGCCATCATTGGCGAGCATGTACGCCTCTATCAGGCGGTAACCCTCGGCGCCAAACGCTTTCCGGTAGATGAACATGGTGCACTGGTGAAGGGTAACATACGGCATCCCATTGTCGAAAATGATGTAGTCATCTATGCTGGCGCCACCATCCTGGGCCGCATTACCATTGGCCGTGGCTCGACCATCGGCGGCAACGTCTGGCTTACGCGCAGCGTTCCCCCTGGCAGCAACATCTCGCAGGCGCAAATACGCAATGAAGTATTTGACGGCGGTGCCGGCATCTAA